In Streptomyces dangxiongensis, one DNA window encodes the following:
- a CDS encoding transketolase family protein: MTTVTDTPAAQSHPTTTVAGTRGTPAAPAPLSGRDAYRDELTRLAELDPSILCLEADLGGKGHPFQAAHPGRFFNLGIAEGAMVDMAAGLAAGGYRPFVSTFAPFAALRAAESLKLTLGYLNSGVTVVAPYAGVSGAWFGTTHHCLEDLAILRSIPGVTIAAPHGEAEMRAVVRAAARSGRPHYIRTGRNARYTSLDLPAGAELPDVNWEFPAGPDAVCLVSVGEEGTRLAVEARTLTPGTAHAHLVYADHEHLTRSAAELARRHSHFVVVEEHRGQGGVAEALALLLPRCEVTSVAADRRWPSHGGDHAEVMAALGLDLNAVLHALTRAGAPHSTNHSRSLACTS; the protein is encoded by the coding sequence ATGACCACCGTGACCGACACCCCCGCCGCCCAGAGCCACCCGACGACCACCGTGGCCGGCACCCGTGGCACCCCCGCCGCCCCCGCGCCGCTCTCCGGCCGGGACGCCTACCGCGACGAGCTGACCCGGCTCGCCGAACTGGATCCCTCGATCCTGTGCCTGGAGGCGGACCTGGGCGGCAAGGGACACCCCTTCCAGGCGGCCCACCCCGGCCGCTTCTTCAACCTCGGTATCGCCGAGGGCGCCATGGTCGACATGGCGGCGGGCCTCGCCGCGGGCGGCTACCGGCCGTTCGTCAGCACCTTCGCCCCGTTCGCCGCGCTGCGCGCCGCCGAGAGCCTGAAGCTGACCCTCGGCTACCTGAACTCCGGGGTCACCGTGGTGGCGCCGTACGCCGGTGTCTCCGGCGCCTGGTTCGGCACCACCCACCACTGCCTGGAGGACCTCGCCATCCTGCGGAGCATCCCCGGCGTCACCATCGCCGCGCCCCACGGCGAGGCCGAGATGCGCGCGGTGGTCCGGGCCGCGGCCCGCTCCGGGCGCCCGCACTACATCCGTACCGGACGCAACGCCCGCTACACCTCCCTCGACCTGCCGGCCGGAGCGGAACTACCGGACGTGAACTGGGAGTTCCCGGCCGGTCCGGACGCCGTCTGCCTGGTGTCGGTGGGTGAGGAGGGCACCCGCCTGGCCGTCGAGGCCAGGACCCTGACGCCGGGCACCGCGCACGCGCACCTGGTGTACGCCGACCACGAGCACCTCACCCGGTCCGCGGCCGAACTGGCCCGCCGGCACAGCCACTTCGTCGTCGTCGAGGAACACCGCGGCCAGGGCGGCGTCGCCGAGGCCCTGGCCCTGCTGCTGCCCCGCTGCGAGGTCACCTCCGTCGCCGCGGACCGCCGCTGGCCCTCGCACGGCGGCGACCACGCGGAGGTCATGGCCGCCCTCGGCCTCGATCTGAACGCCGTCCTGCACGCCCTGACCCGGGCCGGCGCCCCCCACTCCACCAACCACTCAAGGAGCCTGGCATGCACATCCTGA
- a CDS encoding ATP-grasp domain-containing protein: protein MHILMIECNPNGIAGIANALELGHEVTLVSVDPGFYLAASPLAEAAYAHPKCHVVQSEQAFSIEELTALARRLHEENPVHGVTTYSEYHTVHTAAVAEALGLPGMSVDGARNARHKHLTRLTLDGTGIRQPRFAHVADADDPAAVEAAVREIGFPCVVKPSDGTASLHVLHLKDEEDLRGYLAELADVADYGRGVTRIPDVLIEEFVTGELISVESCVLGSGEVVNLGLTDRPLSGFPHFIEMGATYFTGHPLQDELFAMTTRVLDGLGVDFGFIHTEYLLGPDGPVLCEVNGRLIGGIVPTLMQLSSGVDPYLEVIRQALGERPELPFPGATTAGGHWFGAPVAGTVERIGFDALTALPGYHDALAYKKPGTQVTRLSRSNFDWIGHVIFTGADRTEVNKRCEEALDLIDLGMRVEVAR, encoded by the coding sequence ATGCACATCCTGATGATCGAATGCAACCCCAACGGCATCGCCGGCATCGCCAACGCCCTGGAGCTGGGCCACGAGGTCACCCTCGTCTCGGTCGACCCCGGCTTCTACCTCGCCGCCTCCCCGCTGGCCGAGGCCGCCTACGCGCACCCCAAGTGCCACGTGGTCCAAAGCGAGCAGGCGTTCTCCATCGAGGAGCTGACGGCGCTGGCACGCCGGCTGCACGAGGAGAACCCGGTCCACGGGGTGACCACCTACAGCGAGTACCACACCGTCCACACCGCGGCCGTCGCCGAGGCGCTCGGCCTGCCCGGCATGAGCGTCGACGGCGCCCGCAACGCCCGCCACAAGCACCTCACCCGCCTCACCCTGGACGGCACCGGCATCCGCCAGCCGCGCTTCGCGCACGTCGCCGACGCCGACGACCCGGCCGCCGTCGAGGCCGCCGTCCGCGAGATCGGTTTCCCCTGCGTGGTCAAGCCCTCCGACGGCACGGCGAGCCTGCACGTGCTGCACCTGAAGGACGAGGAGGACCTGCGCGGCTACCTCGCCGAGCTGGCGGACGTCGCCGACTACGGGCGCGGCGTGACCCGTATCCCGGATGTGCTGATCGAGGAGTTCGTCACCGGCGAGCTGATCTCGGTGGAGTCGTGCGTGCTGGGCAGCGGCGAGGTGGTCAACCTCGGCCTGACCGACCGGCCGCTCAGCGGCTTCCCGCACTTCATCGAGATGGGCGCCACCTACTTCACGGGACACCCGCTCCAGGACGAGCTGTTCGCCATGACCACCCGTGTCCTGGACGGGCTCGGCGTGGACTTCGGCTTCATCCACACCGAGTACCTCCTCGGCCCGGACGGCCCGGTGCTGTGCGAGGTCAACGGCCGGCTCATCGGCGGGATCGTGCCGACCCTGATGCAGCTCAGCTCGGGTGTCGACCCGTACCTGGAGGTCATCCGGCAGGCCCTGGGCGAGCGCCCCGAGCTGCCCTTCCCCGGCGCGACCACGGCCGGCGGCCACTGGTTCGGCGCCCCCGTCGCCGGCACGGTCGAGCGCATCGGCTTCGACGCGCTGACCGCTCTGCCCGGCTACCACGACGCCCTCGCCTACAAGAAGCCCGGCACCCAGGTCACCCGGCTGTCCCGCTCCAACTTCGACTGGATCGGGCACGTCATCTTCACCGGCGCCGACCGCACCGAGGTCAACAAGCGGTGCGAGGAGGCGCTGGACCTGATCGACCTCGGGATGCGGGTCGAGGTGGCCCGGTGA
- a CDS encoding amidohydrolase family protein, whose translation MSRQVLSGVAVPGLDTGTVFDVTVEDGVFARFEATGPRRGGERELWPGYTETHAHVSLPANWDDTADDPRIIALQYLYHGVTHVVDMFGFPLVADAWREGAAASPWPYPEIVHCGYAVTALTDAAGRTGHGVEFPAPVYMIGVEADLDQALRANAARGGTFLKVMFTDGTEQPGSPVKFSRLSEEVLRFTARTAAERGITAVIDCNTLQETRWAYACGFRLFAHTVRDRTLGAAERAEFAGARFVSTLAGLRPMVMTGEEFLAEYGRESFALTQDPANLEFVRGIEKPYGIGFGCQETRTAALADMRRNALAALRDGSLLVGTDSGNTGAYHGYSFLSELGLLRGDDPTLDHALRHQATFTGRRYFDELRGDASPAGPLGTGACATYNLHAPGAPLTALPLATVVRGVPVDRPALARAIAGLRATAPNGKATP comes from the coding sequence GTGAGCCGACAGGTGCTCTCCGGCGTCGCCGTCCCCGGCCTCGACACCGGCACCGTCTTCGACGTGACGGTCGAGGACGGCGTCTTCGCCCGCTTCGAGGCCACCGGACCCCGCCGCGGCGGGGAGCGGGAGCTGTGGCCCGGCTACACCGAGACCCACGCCCATGTCTCGCTGCCCGCCAACTGGGACGACACGGCCGACGACCCGCGGATCATCGCGTTGCAGTACCTCTACCACGGGGTGACCCACGTGGTGGACATGTTCGGTTTCCCGCTGGTCGCCGACGCCTGGCGGGAGGGCGCCGCCGCCTCGCCGTGGCCGTACCCGGAGATCGTCCACTGCGGGTACGCGGTCACGGCCCTGACCGACGCCGCCGGACGCACCGGACACGGCGTCGAGTTCCCGGCGCCGGTGTACATGATCGGCGTCGAGGCCGACCTGGACCAGGCGCTGCGGGCCAACGCCGCGCGCGGCGGCACCTTCCTGAAGGTGATGTTCACCGACGGCACCGAACAGCCGGGCAGTCCGGTGAAGTTCTCCCGGCTGTCCGAGGAGGTCCTGCGGTTCACCGCCCGGACGGCGGCCGAGCGCGGCATCACCGCGGTCATCGACTGCAACACCCTCCAGGAGACCCGCTGGGCCTACGCGTGCGGCTTCCGGCTCTTCGCCCACACCGTGCGCGACCGCACCCTCGGCGCGGCCGAACGCGCGGAGTTCGCGGGCGCCCGGTTCGTCTCCACGCTGGCCGGTCTGCGCCCGATGGTCATGACGGGGGAGGAGTTCCTCGCCGAGTACGGCCGGGAGAGCTTCGCGCTCACGCAGGACCCGGCCAACCTGGAGTTCGTCCGGGGCATCGAGAAGCCGTACGGCATCGGGTTCGGCTGCCAGGAGACCCGTACCGCCGCCCTGGCCGACATGCGCCGCAACGCGCTGGCCGCCCTGCGCGACGGCAGCCTGCTGGTGGGCACCGACTCCGGCAACACGGGCGCCTACCACGGCTACTCGTTCCTCAGCGAGCTCGGCCTGCTGCGCGGCGACGACCCCACGCTCGACCACGCCCTGCGCCACCAGGCCACCTTCACCGGCCGTCGCTACTTCGACGAGCTGCGCGGCGATGCCTCCCCGGCCGGCCCGCTCGGCACCGGCGCGTGCGCCACGTACAACCTGCACGCCCCCGGCGCGCCCCTGACCGCGCTCCCGCTGGCCACCGTCGTCCGCGGTGTGCCCGTCGACCGTCCCGCCCTCGCGCGCGCCATCGCGGGCCTGCGCGCCACCGCACCGAACGGAAAGGCCACGCCGTGA
- a CDS encoding MFS transporter, which yields MTTERRRALIGINAGIFLAHIGNYIWFPLFLASLGGTDSGFWAGVVMCMTYVGRLLATFFYEGVAARAGIRGAVFAGTALEATALFLMGFGSGVVTYSVLALFIGFGSGTAFPGLKNVLVSYPDDERPKALSTFQMAAQVGLLGGALLGGALAGVDLRVLFSVVFAIFIGFCLASSAFIPRDGFRPKDGAATPAAGRPPLFSTAVFKGIDVRGATRYFLLSAVFWFLSIGFIVGIPLHMETYVHGWAPSAPFWITGLTVLVLQYPLFKTLIKRLNPGTVMAIGLTGMTLAFLAFGAGRSAGWVFAGCLTVVLGDILFVPSFDMWVAHKVPEDRLAKAMGAMHFFRSAGNMAGSLLAGILFDLSRSLGVPGANWYVAAAVAAGCALVCLADREPATGRDAPVAPDPQEQVTADA from the coding sequence GTGACCACTGAACGCAGGCGGGCGTTGATCGGCATCAACGCCGGCATCTTCCTCGCCCACATCGGCAACTACATCTGGTTCCCCCTCTTCCTCGCCTCGCTCGGTGGCACCGACAGCGGCTTCTGGGCCGGTGTGGTGATGTGCATGACCTACGTGGGGCGCCTCCTCGCCACCTTCTTCTACGAGGGTGTCGCCGCCCGTGCCGGCATCCGGGGCGCGGTGTTCGCCGGTACCGCCCTGGAGGCTACGGCCCTGTTCCTCATGGGCTTCGGCAGCGGCGTGGTCACCTACAGCGTGCTCGCGCTGTTCATCGGGTTCGGTTCCGGAACCGCCTTCCCCGGGCTGAAGAACGTCCTCGTGTCCTACCCGGACGACGAGCGGCCCAAGGCGCTGTCGACGTTCCAGATGGCGGCACAGGTCGGTCTGCTCGGCGGCGCGCTGCTCGGCGGGGCGCTGGCCGGGGTGGACCTGCGCGTCCTGTTCTCCGTGGTGTTCGCGATCTTCATCGGCTTCTGCCTCGCCTCCTCGGCGTTCATCCCGCGTGACGGCTTCCGGCCCAAGGACGGCGCCGCGACGCCCGCGGCCGGGCGTCCCCCGCTGTTCAGCACGGCGGTGTTCAAGGGGATCGACGTGCGCGGCGCCACCCGCTACTTCCTGCTGTCGGCCGTCTTCTGGTTCCTGTCGATCGGTTTCATCGTCGGCATCCCGCTGCACATGGAGACCTACGTGCACGGCTGGGCGCCCTCCGCGCCCTTCTGGATCACCGGCCTGACCGTCCTCGTGCTGCAGTACCCGCTGTTCAAGACCCTCATCAAGCGGCTGAACCCCGGCACGGTCATGGCGATCGGCCTGACCGGGATGACCCTGGCGTTCCTGGCCTTCGGCGCCGGGCGCAGCGCCGGCTGGGTGTTCGCCGGCTGCCTGACCGTCGTGCTCGGCGACATCCTCTTCGTGCCGTCGTTCGACATGTGGGTCGCCCACAAGGTCCCCGAGGACCGGCTCGCCAAGGCCATGGGCGCGATGCACTTCTTCCGCAGCGCCGGGAACATGGCCGGCTCGCTGCTCGCCGGCATCCTCTTCGACCTGTCCCGCTCGCTCGGCGTGCCCGGCGCGAACTGGTACGTCGCCGCCGCGGTGGCGGCCGGATGCGCGCTGGTGTGCCTGGCCGACCGGGAGCCCGCCACCGGCCGGGACGCCCCCGTCGCGCCGGACCCGCAGGAGCAGGTGACGGCGGATGCCTGA
- a CDS encoding NAD-dependent epimerase/dehydratase family protein: MPDVCVIGGTRFVGKLLVRRLLDEGHRVTVVNRGRTPDAFGDAVRRLRADVNGPGELTAAVAGERFDAVVHQMCYTPLAAAETCAAFADRAGKIVLTSSMEVYNADTFRWRPPAPPMSAFAREDELDAARYPYDTALPWADPAYLDVHYGEGKRQAEAVLADRARVPVVLARVAHVLAAEDDFTGRFRFHLDRIRAGWPVVAHARPGRTSLVLARDVAGFLASAAVSGVTGTVNVASPDPVGVHDVCRAVEAVTGRTARVVEKADAAGDPDLSPFSCPADFGMATDRAAALGHRFTPAAEWLPELARTVAERSGGSGGR, translated from the coding sequence ATGCCTGACGTCTGCGTCATCGGCGGCACCCGGTTCGTGGGCAAGCTGCTGGTGCGGCGGCTGCTGGACGAGGGGCACCGCGTCACGGTGGTCAACCGCGGCCGTACCCCCGACGCCTTCGGGGACGCGGTGCGGCGGCTGCGCGCCGACGTGAACGGTCCCGGTGAGCTGACCGCCGCGGTCGCGGGGGAGCGGTTCGACGCCGTCGTGCACCAGATGTGCTACACGCCCCTGGCCGCCGCCGAGACCTGCGCGGCCTTCGCCGACCGCGCCGGGAAGATCGTGCTGACCAGCAGCATGGAGGTGTACAACGCGGACACCTTCCGCTGGCGGCCCCCCGCCCCGCCCATGAGCGCCTTCGCCCGCGAGGACGAGCTGGACGCGGCGCGCTACCCGTACGACACCGCGCTGCCCTGGGCGGACCCCGCCTACCTGGACGTCCATTACGGCGAGGGCAAGCGGCAGGCCGAGGCCGTGCTGGCCGACCGGGCGCGCGTGCCGGTGGTGCTGGCCCGGGTGGCGCACGTGCTGGCCGCCGAGGACGACTTCACCGGGCGCTTCAGGTTCCACCTGGACCGGATCCGGGCCGGGTGGCCCGTGGTCGCCCACGCCCGCCCCGGCCGCACCTCCCTGGTGCTCGCCCGTGACGTCGCCGGCTTCCTCGCCTCCGCGGCCGTCTCCGGCGTCACCGGCACGGTCAACGTCGCCTCGCCCGACCCCGTCGGCGTCCATGACGTGTGCCGCGCGGTGGAGGCGGTCACCGGGCGCACGGCCCGGGTGGTGGAGAAGGCGGACGCGGCCGGTGACCCGGACCTGTCCCCGTTCTCCTGCCCGGCCGACTTCGGCATGGCGACCGACCGCGCGGCGGCGCTGGGCCACCGGTTCACGCCGGCCGCCGAGTGGCTGCCCGAGCTGGCCCGGACCGTGGCGGAGCGGTCCGGCGGCTCCGGGGGGCGCTGA
- a CDS encoding putative quinol monooxygenase, translated as MFDLVVIIRVRAAGDIAAVADALARMRPLCLAEDGCVAWEAYRSEADPARFVLVERWADRAHWEAHGSGAAIREIYVPELLPRVEREVHPCRPVTPIVAEG; from the coding sequence ATGTTCGACCTGGTGGTGATCATCCGGGTCCGTGCGGCCGGCGACATCGCGGCGGTCGCCGACGCGCTGGCCCGGATGCGCCCGCTGTGCCTGGCCGAGGACGGCTGCGTCGCCTGGGAGGCGTACCGGTCGGAGGCGGACCCGGCCCGGTTCGTCCTGGTCGAGCGGTGGGCCGACCGGGCGCACTGGGAGGCGCACGGCTCCGGCGCGGCCATCCGGGAGATCTACGTCCCGGAGCTGCTGCCGCGCGTCGAGCGGGAGGTGCATCCCTGCCGGCCGGTGACCCCGATTGTTGCGGAGGGATGA
- a CDS encoding S28 family serine protease yields the protein MRKALRWLLALTVLLGTLSTAAGAATAAEPEPTDIKDWLLSIPGMSLVQEKPYPGYRYFVLNYTQPVDHRHPGRGTFQQRITVLHKDTSRPTVFYTSGYNVSTTPSRREPTQIVDGNQVSLEYRFFTPSRPEPADWSKLDIWQAASDQHRVYQALKALYPANWLATGGSKGGMTATYYERFYPRDMDGVVAYVAPNDVVNDEDSAYDRFFTRVGTEECRERLNAVQREALVRREPLEKRYARYAADNGYTFDTIGSLDRAYEAVVLDYVWGFWQYSLLKDCDTVPADAATASDDAIWDSVDAISGFSAYTDQGLQTYTPYYYQAGTQLGAPTIHFPYLGKHLVRYGYQPPRNLVPRSVPMRFQPRAMRDVDTWVRHHATHMLFVYGQNDPWGAERFRLGAGARDSYVFTAPGLNHGANVAGLVADQKSLATARVLDWAGLPPATVARAKPLAPYDARLDARNAQERERTLRP from the coding sequence ATGCGCAAGGCGCTCAGATGGCTGCTGGCGCTCACGGTGCTCCTGGGCACGCTGAGCACGGCGGCCGGGGCGGCCACCGCCGCCGAGCCCGAGCCCACCGACATCAAGGACTGGCTGCTGTCGATACCCGGCATGAGCCTGGTCCAGGAGAAGCCGTACCCCGGCTACCGCTACTTCGTCCTGAACTACACCCAGCCGGTCGACCACCGCCACCCCGGCCGGGGCACCTTCCAGCAGCGGATCACCGTGCTGCACAAGGACACCAGCCGCCCCACGGTCTTCTACACCAGCGGCTACAACGTCTCCACGACCCCCTCGCGCCGCGAGCCCACCCAGATCGTGGACGGCAACCAGGTCTCCCTGGAGTACCGCTTCTTCACCCCGTCCCGCCCCGAGCCGGCCGACTGGTCCAAGCTCGACATCTGGCAGGCCGCGAGCGACCAGCACCGCGTCTACCAGGCCCTCAAAGCGCTCTACCCGGCCAACTGGCTGGCCACGGGCGGCTCCAAGGGCGGCATGACGGCCACCTACTACGAGCGGTTCTACCCGCGCGACATGGACGGCGTGGTGGCGTACGTCGCCCCGAACGACGTCGTCAACGACGAGGACTCCGCGTACGACCGCTTCTTCACCCGCGTCGGCACCGAGGAGTGCCGGGAGCGGCTGAACGCCGTCCAGCGGGAGGCACTGGTGCGCCGCGAGCCGCTGGAGAAGCGGTACGCCCGGTACGCCGCCGACAACGGCTACACCTTCGACACCATCGGCAGCCTGGACAGGGCCTACGAGGCGGTCGTCCTCGACTACGTGTGGGGTTTCTGGCAGTACAGCCTGCTCAAGGACTGCGACACCGTCCCGGCGGACGCGGCCACCGCGAGCGACGACGCGATCTGGGACTCGGTCGACGCCATCTCCGGTTTCTCCGCCTACACCGACCAGGGTCTTCAGACGTACACGCCGTACTACTATCAGGCGGGCACCCAGCTCGGCGCGCCGACCATCCACTTCCCCTACCTCGGCAAGCATCTGGTCCGCTACGGCTACCAGCCGCCGCGCAACCTCGTGCCCCGGTCCGTCCCGATGCGTTTCCAGCCGCGGGCCATGCGGGACGTGGACACCTGGGTGCGGCACCACGCCACGCACATGCTCTTCGTCTACGGCCAGAACGACCCCTGGGGGGCGGAGCGTTTCCGGCTCGGCGCGGGCGCCCGTGACTCGTACGTCTTCACGGCGCCCGGCCTGAACCACGGCGCGAACGTGGCGGGCCTGGTCGCCGACCAGAAGAGCCTCGCCACCGCCCGCGTCCTGGACTGGGCGGGCCTCCCGCCGGCCACCGTGGCCCGGGCGAAGCCGCTCGCCCCGTACGACGCCCGGCTGGACGCCCGAAACGCCCAGGAGCGGGAGCGCACGCTGCGTCCCTGA
- a CDS encoding glycoside hydrolase family 3 protein: MHDTSTGSTGSTGSTGSTGSTGSTERPSRRAVLAATAGLTAGLTVAATARAAADRSAVHDRRLRALISRMTLEEKVGQLFVMRVYGHSATAPDKADVDANLREIGVRTAAELIATYRVGGIIYFTWAHNTRDPRQIADLSDGIQRACLEQPRGLPALIATDQEHGAVCRIGRPATLFPGAMAVGAGGSRADAHALGRISGTELRAMGVNQDYSPDADVNVNPANPVIGVRSFGADPDAVAALVAAEVRGYQAARVAATAKHFPGHGDTAVDSHYGFPVITHSRELWERLDAVPFRAAIRAGIDSVMTAHIQFPALDDSGDPATLSRPIVTGILRGELGYDGVVITDSLGMQGVRTKYGDDRVPVLALEAGVDQLLNPPSLDVAWHAVLTAVREGELTEGRLDESILRILRLKARLGLFEHPYADPAGVGRAVGTRAHLAAADRIAERSTTLLVNEDGTLPFDPRRERGVLVVGADPASPSGTTGPPTGVLAAALTGLGFAATALSTGTTPSAAAITEAVTAARDADAVVVCTYNVTASSAQRTLVDRLLATGRPVAVVAVRNPYDVAQFPSVRACLATYCWTDVELRAAARVIAGRVAPRGKLPVPVQRADDPARVLYPVGHGLTY, from the coding sequence GTGCACGACACCAGCACGGGAAGCACGGGAAGCACGGGAAGCACGGGAAGCACGGGAAGCACGGGAAGCACCGAACGGCCGTCCAGGCGCGCCGTCCTCGCCGCCACCGCCGGCCTCACCGCCGGACTCACCGTTGCGGCGACCGCGCGGGCCGCCGCCGACCGCTCCGCCGTCCACGACCGCCGGCTGCGCGCCCTGATCTCCCGGATGACGCTGGAGGAGAAGGTCGGCCAGCTCTTCGTGATGCGGGTCTACGGCCACTCCGCCACCGCCCCCGACAAAGCCGACGTCGACGCCAACCTCCGGGAGATCGGCGTCCGCACCGCCGCCGAGCTGATCGCCACCTACCGCGTCGGCGGCATCATCTACTTCACCTGGGCCCACAACACCCGCGACCCGCGGCAGATCGCGGACCTGTCCGACGGCATCCAGCGGGCCTGCCTGGAGCAGCCGCGCGGACTGCCGGCGCTCATCGCCACCGACCAGGAGCACGGCGCCGTCTGCCGGATCGGCAGGCCGGCCACCCTCTTCCCGGGCGCGATGGCGGTCGGCGCGGGCGGCTCCCGCGCCGACGCCCACGCCCTCGGCCGGATCTCCGGCACCGAGCTGCGCGCGATGGGCGTCAACCAGGACTACTCCCCCGACGCCGACGTGAACGTCAACCCGGCCAACCCGGTCATCGGGGTCCGCTCCTTCGGCGCCGACCCGGACGCGGTGGCCGCTCTGGTCGCCGCCGAGGTGAGGGGCTATCAGGCGGCCCGGGTCGCGGCGACCGCCAAGCACTTCCCGGGCCACGGGGACACCGCCGTCGACAGCCACTACGGCTTCCCGGTCATCACACACAGCCGGGAGCTGTGGGAGCGGCTGGACGCGGTGCCGTTCCGGGCCGCGATCCGGGCGGGCATCGACTCGGTCATGACGGCGCACATCCAGTTCCCGGCCCTGGACGACTCCGGGGACCCGGCGACCCTGTCCCGTCCGATCGTCACCGGCATCCTGCGCGGCGAACTCGGTTACGACGGGGTGGTGATCACCGACTCGCTGGGCATGCAGGGCGTCCGCACCAAGTACGGCGACGACCGGGTGCCGGTGCTCGCGCTCGAGGCAGGCGTCGACCAGCTACTCAACCCGCCGTCGCTGGACGTGGCGTGGCACGCGGTGCTGACGGCCGTGCGCGAGGGCGAGCTGACCGAGGGCCGCCTGGATGAATCGATCCTGCGCATCCTGCGGCTGAAGGCCCGGCTCGGGCTCTTCGAGCACCCCTACGCCGACCCGGCGGGCGTCGGCCGCGCGGTGGGCACCCGGGCGCACCTGGCCGCCGCCGACCGCATCGCCGAACGCTCCACCACGCTGCTGGTCAACGAGGACGGCACCCTGCCGTTCGACCCCCGTCGGGAACGCGGGGTCCTGGTCGTCGGCGCCGACCCGGCCTCGCCGTCCGGCACCACCGGGCCGCCCACCGGCGTCCTGGCCGCCGCCCTCACCGGGCTGGGGTTCGCCGCCACGGCCCTGTCCACCGGCACCACGCCCTCCGCCGCGGCCATCACCGAGGCGGTCACGGCCGCGCGGGACGCGGACGCCGTGGTCGTGTGCACGTACAACGTGACGGCGTCCAGCGCCCAGCGGACCCTGGTGGACCGCCTGCTGGCGACCGGGAGGCCGGTGGCCGTGGTGGCGGTCCGCAACCCGTACGACGTCGCGCAGTTCCCCTCCGTCCGGGCCTGCCTGGCCACGTACTGCTGGACGGACGTCGAACTGCGCGCCGCCGCACGGGTGATCGCCGGCCGGGTGGCACCGCGCGGCAAGCTGCCGGTGCCGGTGCAGCGGGCGGACGACCCGGCGCGGGTGCTGTACCCGGTCGGACACGGGCTGACGTATTAG
- the aroA gene encoding 3-phosphoshikimate 1-carboxyvinyltransferase gives MPAVDIPGSKSITARALFLAAAADGVTTLVRPLRSDDTEGFSEGLTRLGYRVGRTPDTWQIDGRPQGPARAEADVFCRDGATTARFLPTLAAAGHGTYRFDASPQMRRRPLGPLTRALRDLGVDLRHGEAEGHHPLTVHAAGVEGGEVSLDAGQSSQYLTALLLLGPLTRTGLRIRVTDLVSAPYVEITLAMMRAFGVDVVRDGTVYDVPPGGYRATTYAVEPDASTASYFFAAAAVTPGREITVPGLGADALQGDLRFVEVLRRMGAEVTVAKDRTTVRGTGELRGLTVNMRDISDTMPTLAAIAPFASGPVRIEDVANARVKECDRLEACADNLRRLGVDVLTGPDRIEIRPGKPAPGVEIKSFGDHRIVMSFAVTALRTPGLTYDDPGCVRKTFPGFHDAFATLPTAG, from the coding sequence ATGCCCGCAGTCGACATCCCCGGTTCCAAGTCCATCACCGCCCGCGCGCTCTTCCTCGCCGCGGCCGCCGACGGCGTCACCACCCTGGTCCGGCCGCTGCGCTCCGACGACACCGAAGGCTTCTCCGAAGGCCTGACCCGGCTCGGCTACCGGGTCGGACGCACCCCCGACACCTGGCAGATCGACGGCCGCCCGCAGGGACCGGCGCGCGCCGAGGCCGACGTCTTCTGCCGCGACGGCGCCACCACCGCCCGCTTCCTGCCCACCCTGGCCGCCGCCGGACACGGCACCTACCGCTTCGACGCCTCCCCGCAGATGCGCCGCCGCCCCCTCGGCCCGCTCACCCGCGCCCTGCGCGACCTCGGCGTCGACCTGCGGCACGGGGAGGCGGAGGGCCACCACCCGCTCACCGTGCACGCGGCCGGCGTCGAGGGCGGCGAGGTCTCGCTGGACGCCGGCCAGTCCTCCCAGTACCTCACCGCGCTGCTCCTGCTGGGCCCGCTGACCCGCACCGGCCTGCGGATCCGGGTGACCGACCTGGTGTCGGCGCCGTACGTGGAGATCACCCTGGCGATGATGCGGGCGTTCGGCGTCGACGTCGTCCGGGACGGCACGGTGTACGACGTCCCGCCCGGCGGCTACCGGGCCACCACCTACGCCGTCGAACCCGACGCCTCCACCGCGAGCTACTTCTTCGCCGCGGCGGCGGTCACCCCGGGCCGCGAGATCACCGTGCCCGGTCTGGGTGCGGACGCCCTCCAGGGCGACCTGCGCTTCGTGGAGGTGCTGCGGCGGATGGGCGCGGAGGTGACGGTGGCGAAGGACCGCACGACCGTACGCGGCACGGGAGAGCTGCGCGGGCTCACGGTGAACATGCGGGACATCTCCGACACCATGCCGACGCTGGCCGCGATCGCGCCGTTCGCCTCCGGACCGGTCCGCATCGAGGACGTCGCCAACGCCCGGGTGAAGGAGTGCGACCGCCTGGAGGCCTGCGCGGACAACCTGCGGCGGCTCGGCGTCGACGTGCTGACCGGCCCCGACCGGATCGAGATCCGGCCCGGCAAGCCCGCGCCCGGCGTCGAGATCAAGTCCTTCGGCGACCACCGCATCGTCATGTCGTTCGCCGTCACCGCCCTGCGCACCCCCGGACTGACGTACGACGACCCCGGCTGCGTGCGCAAGACGTTCCCCGGCTTCCACGACGCGTTCGCGACGCTGCCCACCGCCGGCTGA